ACTCCAGAATCTGtgttaatgaaaaaaaaaaaagaataaacaaccCGCCTCCTCCCTTCTCACCTGCAAAAACTCCAGACACTCCTTGATGTCGTTCATCTCCTCCTGGTAGTCCTTGATCATCTTCTCCACCTTCTTGCGGTCCGTCTTTGAATGGACCGTGTCCGTGATGTTGGCCGAGGCGGACGCCACCCCGCCTGCTGTAGCTATGCCGATGCCTACCGCTGTGACGATGAGCGACGTTCCCAAGGTGAAGGGTGCCAGTATGAGGCCGGTGATGGTGGTGACAGATCCCGCAACGCTGGCCACGCCGCCGCCGACACTGGCCGTAACGGTTTTCTTATGGAAAACGTCGGCTGCGTCGGCCAAAGCGAGGAGCTCGAGGATGCGTTGCTGGAGAGAGGCGCCGCGCCGGTTGAAAAGGCGGACAAAGAGACGAGCCGCCATAAAGACACGATCGGCTGCTTCTTCCACCACTCTGAGGCAGAGGAACAAGGGAATGGGAAGGAAGAAGGTGTGATGGGGAGAGAGGTTATGGGGGGACAGGTGACTGATAGGCAAcaagatggaaagagggagaaagaatggGAGCTGTTCCCATACGTAGACAAATAATTTTGTCTGCATATATGAGAGTGAAGCAGTACGCTGCTGAAAAAGATCATGCGTACTCAGCAAACCTTCACCCGATAAAGGTTGGTATAGTGGATCAGACAGACAACTTGCTTACCTTGATGGTACAGGATTAACAGAACATAATTCTCTGAAGCCTTGAAGGAAGATGAATTCTACAAGCACGTTGATAACTTCAGTAAACATTAACTTACTCTTCAGCGTCTTCATTCTGGTTTGACTCATTCCACTCATCCCAGCCTAAGAAATACAAAAGAAACAGAGTCAGAATCatttttattggccaagtatatttgcacatacaaggaatttagcttTTCTTAGTGGTTGCTTGTGTACTTTGTTAAGACagaaaagaattaaaaaaaacactaatataaaaaaatctataaaaacAGTAGAAGACAAAGATAAGATTGGaatcaaatacagaatatattctattgtaattgttttgaATATTGCAATAAGatggatagataaataaataaataaatacataaatacataaataaataaataaataaataaataaataaataaataaataaataaataaaaggtgaGCAGTAGTGGTTAGAGTAGTCAGTAGTCAGAGTAACAGTTGCAATAGAATAACTACTGATGGATCAACtgaatcacaaaacaaaacatttataaTATCAAACATACCCTCTACTGTTTTCCACCATGCCAAAAGGCCATCTTCATCCTGAAAATGTATCATTTCAAATTAATAATTTTACAAATTACACATAACACACCATCCTACATACACATGATTACACAACATAAAAGGTAAGCATACATCTAGAGGGTCCAGGGCAGTTCCTTCACTGGGCACTGGTACTTCAGCCATCTCCAGCACCTGGACTTCTACTGCCTCCTCCTAGGACAGAGAGGCACAGTACACTGAATACAATCCTCAACTATAAACTATCCACTAATACAGACAACAATGCTGCAGTGCCAATCTGTGCCTGTCCAGAGTTTCATCTTAATCAGGTACAATGAACGAGCAAATTAGACCAGCATGGTACATTTTAGCCCATTTCAGTTCAGTGCTTCatgtgaaaaagaagaaaaaaatatttttctacaAACCTGGGGCAAAGGCTGTGAGTCAGATGATCCTGTAGCAGAGTCCTGCGCagcaaaaatcaaacaaaatcaaacatgaaaaGACTTCAAAATCACTGAAGAGGAGAACATTCCCATTCCAAAATCATATgatcaccatttgaaaaaaagtgacatctagtgaaaaacaaaactcactATGGAATATTATTGAAATTATTTGCTATCTTGAGCCCCTTTCTCCCAACACAGAGGAtgttatttgtgttttgaaatgcTGATCAATGAACATCAGATAATTAAATGGATGTACAGCATTTTgagaataaaactcttcatttatcAGCTAAATGAAATTTGTTTACTGGTACCTTGGTTCCAGAGCCAAACAACGCACTGGGGAGAATCCTCCTTATTCTGAAAGTctggaagaggaaagaagagtacagatgcatgattttttttactttactgcCCTCCAAAGTAAAAGAGCAGTACTGCAAGCGCGTAAATAATGAATCTGAAAAAAACGACATCAGCATTTATCCCCTGTCCTGACAGAAGTATAGCTCATAGAAGTAGAagaaagtttttccatttgacATTTATGGGTAGAATTTTTCTTCAAAATCTAAAGTCTACTCATGACCAGTGACATTTAAAGCTGTTTGTGCTTGTAGGGCAGTAAGTAAGTATGCAACGTTTCTGATATCAGTATAACTTTCTAGACCAGAGTTCACATTGCTATGAAAATACTCAGCCTTAGGGTCAGTTAAATAGGGTCAGTTAAATTTAACCAATGCAGGACTCACCCCCCCCGAAATTTCCAAAAGATTCTACTAGAAAAAAGGCTCACATACCTAtattttgggaaaaaataaGAATGGTTGCtctattaacactagaaagaaGATGCCATCAGTtggctgctgttttgaattttacaaTGGAGATACAGTATCTCATTTCAAAATGCCTTCTATTACATTTCCTAGATCCACTTTCTGCACAGTCACAATCCAGTGTTGTTGGatttagattttcaaaatcacacaaagaAGGAGTATGACTATATTTAACCTCCTTCAACTGATGTCATTGTCCTTTCTAGTGTTAACCAATAAACGGCACTTTTGCTTTACGTGTTAAATTGACTAATTTGAACGTGACCTGGCCTCAAGCCTGTGCTACGTACCCCGATTCTCTTCTTCGGTGCCTCCTTCGGCTGGCTTTTCACTTCACAGCTGGTGTCAACATCGGTGTACCAAATAGACTGTGGAGAAGTTGTGCAGTTAGTGTGTTATAGTGCTGAAGCGATTCGTCGATTCATCtattagtcgatcgacagaaaattaatccaTTATAATTTTGACAACCGACTAATCGTTTGACATTgtagtaaagtaaaagtaaaagtaagtaaaaataGCACATtcgctggttacagcttcacacatgctaagatttgctgctttcctccatttcatgtcattataaaattaataatttggttttttttgctgctggtaagtaagcaattttaaaacatcactttgggctctggtaacttgtgatggaatttgtcattatttgtgacattttataGGCTAAATGATTCAGTTATTAATcaaaaaaatgattgatagaTTAATCAATAATCGAAACAATTGTTACAGCCCTAGTTAGTGACTGAATATTGATATTTAAGATGCACAACTTATAAAGAGAATGATGGATTTCAGGCAATAACTTATACTCTGGATACATAAAAGAAAATAGGTAAATGGATAATTAGCATTTTGGAAACTTCAGTTGCATTTATGACAACATGGAGATGTACTTCATGTCTTACATGTCTCTCTATGGTGCTTTCATCCAAGCTGccagagctggaggagaggtcACTGTGAACAGACTGGCTGTCCTGAATGAAGAATGGAGAGACAGTAGGTGAAAGAGAGGTTAAGAATAGTTTGAGTGTCAGTCtcaaaaggttaaaaaaataatatatctaTATCCAAAGAGCAAATTACACTGACACCACCTACTAAAAATGATACATGAGCAAAGTATTATTGCTGGCTATGATACACTGGGAACTTTTGTTAGGAATTGTAGATGGGCAACGATCCCAGaaacaggcaaaaaaaagtgtcaaaactcTATTCAAAAGTTACCTGACAACAAGATCCATTTGATTAATGTGAAAATACTGAGGCAGTTGTCCTGTGTATCACTGCCTTCAGGTCACTTCTtcaatacatttaaataaatcaataaaaatcaaTTAACATAAAACTGAAACAATCATCAGCAACCTCATCATCCCTTCCACCATCACTAAACCTTGACCAGTACCTGCGTCTTGACCCAGGAAACTGTTTGGGGATTCGCCGAATCCGTCTGACAATCCTCCTTTGGGATCTAAATaatcacaacaaaaacaaagtgatggATAACACATGTACTACATCCAGCTGGCTTGTGCCAAGTTAGCCGATTATGATCTTATTATTTACTGTACCTGTGTGTAAGACTTGAATGGGTTTGCTTTCTGCATCATCCCTTTGAACTTCCCTGGGttctaaaataaacaaaaagatgaCACAAAAATACTTCcgtaacagaaaaaaagaggaaggaacAGAGGAAGCAGATTTATTCATCTTATTCCGTTAGCTATGAGCTGTACTAAATGTCACGTGTTTGGTCACTTGATTATCCACTGTATCTTTTAAAAGGCATCCTCTTTTGTCACCTCCAGGcgacaaacagaaaaagaaaatatacatgGGGTGGACGAAGTAACAGAAACATGAAAAGTGACTTATTTTGAAGCAACTAAAATCACAAATACAAAAGGGAGCTACACAGGCGAGTTGTATTTAACTGAGGTCTGAGGATCATTACTTTTacgagttttcaaagcaacatgaggcaattAACAGAGTCCCAAAGAGGCCAAACAGTCGGTGCCCAAGTTGCAGGTGAATCGGTCAGAAAAACTACAATCTTATTTAATATAGCAAGGAGGAACAGTCTCAAAAAGCATGACAATATGGACCAAACACAGGCAAATCGCATCAGCAAAGAGGAACATACGATTCGAAGCTCACCAACAGAACATAGACCAAAACTTGATAGAATAGTTGCTAAATACCAGAAAACTAAAAATTAACAGACCTGAATCGACACCTATGtgacacagtctcaacaaaaacgATGTTGTGAGCTTCTcaaagctggtatttatggCAGGGCTGTCATTTTTTAAGTATTGTATTCAAGGCCAACGCACAGAgatgcataacctggtgtaaggagcacaaaacctgcaGCCCTGAACACTGGAAAAAGTCATATGGTCCGATGAGTTAATTTCATCCTTTTGCCTATGTCCAGACAGGTTTATGTTTGGAAAAAGCTAAAGGGTGCCTTCAACCCACAGTTCCAAGGTGTTAAACATGGTGATGGATCAGTAATAGTATGGACAGGCATCTCACAGGAGTCTTCAGGTCTAATGGTTTCTCTGTATGGTCGTATAACCACCACGATTCAAGAAGATTCAAAAattcaagagtggtttcatAAACACCAAGTCAAACTCCTTCCATGGCCTCCCCAATcagcagatctaaacatcattcAGCCTTTATGGGAAGTAGATTtacacctttttttccccccttctctgGTCCAATATTCCaccacacagttcaggactcgTATTACAGCAATCCAAGGAGGATTGAAGCTACtctgaaggcaaagggtggcccTACTCCACCTTGAggtacttgatattcatatacTGTTAGGTGTTGCTGTTACTTTGTCCGCCACGTGCACCTGCATGTTCAATTCAAAGACTTTATAGGTTTGCGTTGTGACAAGTGTTAAAACTGCATAGAGCTACCTGCTTCTCTGGCAAGTTGTTATTGTCCGCTAAGCTTCCAGCGCTGGAGGAGTGGTCGCTGTGTAGGGACCGAGTGTCCTGAAACGACAAGAATGATGTTAAGATATAGCCGTGGTGTTGATGAGCAGACAAAATCACAACCAACACTGTCTTTTCACAACACCGGAACAGGTTCCATACAATTTCAAGGCCATATGAAAGGTTTAATTCTTAAAAATGTGATATACGTATTTTGAAAAGTAATTGCTACCTGGAATTACATtgatcaatattttaaaaaataaagatgatttAATTATAAAACCATTACCATTGTTACCATTGTTTAAGTAAAGGTCTTTAGTTGACTAATAACTTCTGATGAATTCTTTCTAAACTTTCAgactgaagcaagcacacaattaaccttttctagttccATATATTAGTGACATCTTCATTATCGTGACTGGTACCTGTGGCTGTGTGGAGGATTTGAATGGGTTGACTTTCTGCATCATCCCTACGAACATCCCCGGGTTCTAAATAATAAAGACGTTTATTGGACAAATGACGAAACTTGAGCATAACAACAGAAAGTTATCCAAATACGAGTAAATTGGCAAATCAACGCCGGATTACTTTTACACGAGTGCATTATCTAGCATAGACCAAGTTGTACCTGTTTGCCCTCAAGTTGTTTCCCAGTCGCTTGTGCATCTGCAGAGTCATTTTGAGGATCTTCCTTCGACACCTACAGCCaagagaggggatggagagaaaaaaataaaataaaaaaataaaagcagaactTCATTCTTTGCACTAATGAGTTTTCTTTGCATTATATCAAGCTAGCTCCCTGTCTGGTCTTATCAACTGATGTTTGTCTCTATGGTATATGTTGTGGTGATTTGTTAGgtattttatgttgtgttttattgtgtttagttttgattgttttgtttatattgtaaaCCCTGTCTGCAAACCGGAATTCCCTCATGGCGCAAATCAAGCTTTGAATTAAAAGTGGACATCCGACCGGCTTGTGAGTGTGTACCAGAGTAGAGTTCAGCTTGTAATTCAAAATGTTTATTGAAATTATTATTCACACAATAATGGCAGAACCTTCATCCTCAATCATTTCTTTATATATTGGATATGGGCACCTTGTTACAGCAGAAGAGTTCCAGTTTTTTAATTCTGAAAATCCAACTTTCTGAACTGTTTGAGATGACGGTGAAATTGAACTGCTGTTAAAGGCCTCCTCTAGTGACATCATCGCCCTATCCAGAGTGCTGAGCGTGTCTGAATCGAAACGCGGTGTGATTAAATCCACCAGTCCCAGTCAGAAGGAGGTACAGGTGTGCAGTTGTGTCTTTTTCAGTTGGCAGGAATATGTTGTTCCTGCCACTTCGACTTGTAAACCAATGATTTGCTTGCAAGGCTTGTTTGAAACTGCTGTCAGTTTGCGGGGTTCACTGGAGGAGACGGCCACGGTACCTGTGTGGAAGACTTGAAGGGGTTCACTTTCTGCATGACGCCTCTCAGCATACCGGGGTTCtgaaacccaaaaaaaaaaaaacacattagtgGATCATCCTCTGCTCTGTCAAGTATATAAAATGCACTGGCAAAAACTAGGAGGAAAAATTAGGAGCCCTTTGCTGGAGGCATTTTCCAccatctttttatttgcaaGTTAAAGTTATAATCTGtcattccctcttttttttattttatgtatatgtgtttattttggtgacatgtTTGCTGCTAAGCAGtcattgctgttgtgttttttttgtcaaacagTGTGGCTCATgtttgatgaagtttgagtttctgtaggtggcgctcttttctgtgtcatggtggctatcactgctcatgctaactacccagttcttcttctgtccaaacaaactgctgttgttgccatcggtaacataaaacgcatcacttcctgtgcaccagagggtTTTTCCCTACCAGGAAAGACCTACAAGACAGGTGTtttgaacagcaaatgtaaattgGATAATAATTGGATATAAAGtgtagcaaaacaaacatttatttatatgaaaatgttgcagattattacttgaaACTAATCATCCCTCACCCACCTGAGCAGAATCAGCAGCACTTCCCTGTTCCAGTGACTCTGAAGAAGAAGCTTTACCGCCTGTAGAGGAAGCCTGCATGAAAAAATAAGACAGCTGAGTAGCCGCCTTTGATCCCCAATGGGAATCATCTTATAATAGCCATTGTTTTATGTTACTGCTGTGTTTACCTGCGAGGTAGACTTGAATGGGTTGACCTTCTGCATGACGCCTTTCAGCATACTAGGGTTCTGAAACAAACAGGTTTTATAACTTTCTGAAGCCAATGCATTCATTAAAGCAGTGGCTCCCAACGCCGGTCCGCAGGATCTGAGCGCTGCTGGTTTTCGTTCTAGCCGTTTAACGGGggctgatttacacctgggacgcCAGGTGAATACAGTTAATtccctggtaggatagaaaaccagtgGCACTCTGGATCCTGAGGACTGGAGTTGGAAACTACTGTATTAAACTGTCAAAACATGAGACCATCAGTCACCAAATGTTGGGGATAATGTCTTACTTTGTGTAGCATTCTACTTTGTAATGCATTATGGTTACTtttttgcactgcaaaaaatgtcaagcttttccagtgattttaactcaTTTCCAgatctatcaagcttattttgtgatttgattttttagtcaaattatctcactgtaCTGACAGATAGGTTCCTCTAgctggtttcaatacatttcaattgatacatgccaaaatgacttctttcaagaaatcatcataaaacaatgaagaaaattttaaaacaagaaactttctccaagacaatttcacttttaccaagtaaatgtcctgaaacaagttacattgttgttgtaaCTGGTAAAATAATGTGCCAGTGCATTTCACAaagaaaaatcctaaaataaagCTTGATAAGTAGAAAAAATAAGTAACAAGATaataacaagtttgtcagtttttgcagtgtgtggtaactagtaacttaaCATGTTAGTGCTGTAATGTGtcattagttactttttaaaattagaatggtacttttttcctttcaaattgCTTCATCTTTGTTAGTGCAAAAAGTATTGCTATGGCATGTTTTTGAAGCAGGTAATGCAAAAACTGTCTAATAAAAATTTCcttcaataaataaaaacttatATCCGTCTCATTGTATTCTCACCTGTGTGGAGTCTGGGGCAGTTCCCTGTTCTAGTGACTCTGAGGAAGGAGCTTTACTGACTGTAGAGGGAGCCTGAATACAAAAGATGATTTAATGATAACGTCTGACTTTATATGAAGTAGTCACAATTAGAACAACaactattttgtgtcttgtgtttaCCTGTGAGGTAGACTTGAATGGGTTGACCTTCTGCATAACTCCCATCACCCCAGTCCTCTGAAgttcatgcaaacacacagattcaTCATGATAAACTGATGACTATTGAAATATGACCTATGATCCCTGTTGAAAATAGTTCATATTGTTCATATGTATAACGCCTCTTTGAGCAAGAGGGATGATAAAGAATCAGCAGTCAGTGATGATAAAGAATcaataattttgtgtgtgtgtgtgtgtgtgtgtgtgtgtgtgtgtgtgtaaggattAACCACATTTACCTGTGAGATCCCTGCATCCTCTTTGTTCAGGCCGTGTGCGATGGGGTTATCAAGCTCCTGGTGATGAATGAAGCCTCGGTTAATGacaaacacatgtaaacaaaacaaacacacacacacacacacacacacacacacacacacacacacaatacctcCCTGCTGGGTCTAGGTGGGACCACTGGAGTTGCTGCTGTTGCGCCTTTATCTCTTCTGAACATGTTCATGCTGAaatacagagtgagagagaagggggtgcACAGTCAGTTGTTTACTATTAGAGGTGATGAAACTTAATGTACCAGAACACACAAGACAattactaactaactaaataTCAAACTCTGGCATGCCAAGTAGGCTACGCTATGTAATCTTTTCAATACAGTAACGTATTAGAGCATTTTGAACATGTTGACATCAGCTGACAAGCCCCGGTGCGTGCCCTTCTCTCCTTTGCGGAGTCATCGTCACGCCAAATTTCGTTCAGATTTCTGGTTATTTCATGTGATCTTGCTTGGGCAAACGTATATGCATCGCAAAACATAACTTCGGTCCTTTTCTGAATAATTAGGATCTACTGGTAAATTCGGCTTACATCCGATCCACCAGGCAGCACTTTTTTCCATAAAAAATTAAAGTTTTGAACTTGTTCACATTGCTCACTTCCGCCCACCACActgtgttttggtggaagacGAACGTGGGAAGAAAAGCCGAGCCAGTGCGAAAAGTTGCAATGTTATTGACACAAATACTGCTCAGTGTATtagatgtatgccgaattgaagagtgacTCCTAACGGTtcgtaaaaggtcttaagttGCCTTCTACAAGGCAAGTGCGTTTGCCGAAAAGCATGGAAACATTAAATTGTCTGAATGTGGAATACAGTTCGGCCCACACTAGAGAACGGCACCTATCGGGGCTATCTGCATTGTCTATTGTATCCGCCACTACAGCGGAATGTTTGACAACACAAAATACCAGCAACTGGTCgacaacaacacaatgcaacgagTACAGGCTGCCTACCTCAGTGTTgaatcagaaaaacaaaaacaaccaaaatgTTCGGTTCCAATGCGGGAACAGGTGGGGGAAACGGATTTTTCAAACTTGTACGTGTACGAAGACCTTCACTTCCCCTTGCTAGCCGCGAGACGCCAAACTGGTTTAGCAAAAAGTGAAGTGAGGCGGACCTCAGAGGAATTAGGTTAGCCTTCAGTATGATGTGACTCTTCTCTGGCTCTGATTTCAGCAAAAGTTTCTGGTTCAAACGGGAACAATAGCAGACATTTGATGCGGTTTTGGGTCAATAGGCTACAATACACGCCCTGTTTCAAAGTTGTGAATAAAGTTTCGGGTAAAAACCAACCCCGTGTTTTCACTTAGTGCACCTGCGTTACCTGAAGTTGGGCGTGGCTTTATAGGCGGAAAATGTCTAAATGTCCCATACATACAGGTTTATTCTTTGGATCAGACATCACGTATAATGTTCAACAAGTCATGTAAAAGTCAAATGAGCTCTCATCACAAATTCATTTGTAGCCTACATTAACATCTAAATATATGGATTATTTTTGCAGTCTTTTAAATACAATGATAGAGGTACTTCTGTTCAGGTTAAAGTGATGTATACAttgcttctccctctccctcacactcacacacacacacacacacacacacacacacagagggtggGAGCATCACCTGCAAGACCAAGAATGAAAAACAGGACAGATTCGAAACATTATTTATTCACAAATTCGTTAATACGTTAACATCTCTGGACATATGGGATTATAGGATTCAAGATTATTGATAGTGATtgatagttttttttaaatacaatatgATAAAGGTACTTCTGTTCAGGTTAAAATAATGTAGGTAGATATAGTACAATATTACCTacacgcgaacacacacacacacacacacacacacacacacacacacacacacacacacacacacacacacacacacacattcatacaccacCTGGTAAGACCAAGGATGTCTCCAATGTTTGGTGATAGAAAATGTAACAGGGAACACagtggattgtgcaaaaagttaaaatgtaaacaaagaaatGTGCACAGAATATTCAATATAATCACCAACCTGCAGTGTCATTcacttccatccatccattcataacattatggtagccaatacataTTTTTGTACAATAATTAATactatcgggggggggggggggggggggacatgtccaattttgccatttctctttttcttatttgaatttaaattttaCATGACCACTAAAGTGTGGACACTCTTTTATGACAGTTGGGCCCTACAAACctgttaaaaacaacaacactgtacTAGTGTAATACATTGATATTAAGGAAAAAATGATCATCATTAAGGATAAAATTtgcattcttttcttcatttcccAAACTTGTTAGGAGATATGCGTATTCCCTACTGTCCAACACCAGCGATATTAATTACATTAAAAGTAAATTACACCAGGCATAATGTGACATCCATTTCAATTTGATATGGAACATAGTCATGTTTCCTCA
This region of Centroberyx gerrardi isolate f3 chromosome 23, fCenGer3.hap1.cur.20231027, whole genome shotgun sequence genomic DNA includes:
- the LOC139920856 gene encoding uncharacterized protein LOC139920856, with translation MNMFRRDKGATAATPVVPPRPSREELDNPIAHGLNKEDAGISQRTGVMGVMQKVNPFKSTSQAPSTVSKAPSSESLEQGTAPDSTQNPSMLKGVMQKVNPFKSTSQASSTGGKASSSESLEQGSAADSAQNPGMLRGVMQKVNPFKSSTQVSKEDPQNDSADAQATGKQLEGKQNPGMFVGMMQKVNPFKSSTQPQDTRSLHSDHSSSAGSLADNNNLPEKQNPGKFKGMMQKANPFKSYTQIPKEDCQTDSANPQTVSWVKTQDSQSVHSDLSSSSGSLDESTIERHSIWYTDVDTSCEVKSQPKEAPKKRIGTFRIRRILPSALFGSGTKDSATGSSDSQPLPQEEAVEVQVLEMAEVPVPSEGTALDPLDDEDGLLAWWKTVEGWDEWNESNQNEDAEEVVEEAADRVFMAARLFVRLFNRRGASLQQRILELLALADAADVFHKKTVTASVGGGVASVAGSVTTITGLILAPFTLGTSLIVTAVGIGIATAGGVASASANITDTVHSKTDRKKVEKMIKDYQEEMNDIKECLEFLQDGMETLEEWDFEAYCESISKKHLNQNVKHVMKEGGRAGKALMINTESLISTVQVLSVAGGAAKAAQVMSVTTGVMSGLFLALDVFFLAKDSMELRKGAKTEFATKIREVCKDLQEGLLELNRIKEQLQKTMDGIEVEVEEEDEDVLESDLKKLAQLEE